One Jeotgalicoccus saudimassiliensis DNA window includes the following coding sequences:
- a CDS encoding TVP38/TMEM64 family protein, whose translation MRSEKDFADAFSLRSIISLLTLVVFIGILIWLSFNVNIPEPEVLREMIQSYGWAGWLVFIGITALVAITPIPVTIPALVAGSLYGVIAGSLFSFTGILIGSWIGYWLARLTGQELTFKLLGRHGPTVKKYLGNAGFLAMCTARLMPGLPYWPVNYGAGALGVSQYAFLSATFIASIPGQISLVALGAFAVNQSLFNGIILVTAWMTVLLSTWISYRYWRNTRKESK comes from the coding sequence ATGCGTTCAGAAAAAGATTTTGCAGATGCTTTCTCTCTGCGTTCGATAATTTCTCTGTTAACTTTAGTAGTATTCATAGGCATATTGATATGGTTGAGTTTCAATGTCAATATCCCCGAGCCTGAAGTGCTAAGAGAGATGATTCAAAGCTATGGCTGGGCAGGCTGGCTGGTTTTTATCGGCATCACAGCCCTGGTTGCTATTACTCCGATTCCTGTCACCATCCCGGCCCTGGTAGCAGGTTCTCTATACGGTGTCATAGCCGGCAGCTTATTTTCCTTTACAGGCATATTGATTGGCTCCTGGATTGGCTACTGGCTAGCCAGACTTACCGGTCAGGAGCTGACATTCAAACTCCTTGGCCGACATGGACCCACGGTTAAAAAGTATTTGGGTAACGCAGGTTTCTTAGCCATGTGTACAGCAAGACTGATGCCCGGTTTGCCATATTGGCCGGTCAATTACGGTGCAGGTGCCTTAGGTGTCAGTCAGTATGCTTTTTTATCAGCAACTTTTATTGCTTCCATCCCGGGACAAATTTCACTTGTCGCCCTTGGTGCCTTCGCAGTCAATCAGTCTCTCTTTAACGGCATCATCCTGGTGACTGCCTGGATGACGGTGCTCCTATCCACCTGGATATCCTACCGTTATTGGCGCAATACACGTAAGGAGAGTAAATAA
- a CDS encoding DUF488 domain-containing protein, translated as MRIYTAGHYDYSLDKFLEMLQKADVTLVTDVRAFPNSKSHPQYNQESFQKWLEDKKIKYSHNKLLGGRRKRSGTVGENLNEGWRNQSFHNYADYTLTDEFKQGINSLIEDSKENTVVILCAERHPSRCHRLLISNWLAAHNINVDHIIVNNKDEIEIVPHQLGQWGAMPIIEDDGEIVYPKKTTNNTDQ; from the coding sequence ATGCGTATTTATACTGCAGGTCATTATGATTACTCACTCGATAAATTTTTGGAAATGCTGCAAAAAGCAGATGTCACACTGGTGACTGATGTGCGGGCATTTCCTAACAGTAAAAGTCATCCGCAATATAATCAAGAATCATTTCAAAAGTGGTTAGAAGATAAGAAGATAAAATACTCTCATAATAAGTTGCTCGGTGGACGAAGGAAACGGTCAGGTACTGTAGGCGAAAATTTAAATGAAGGCTGGAGAAATCAATCATTTCATAATTACGCAGATTATACGCTCACTGATGAGTTCAAACAGGGAATTAACTCGCTGATTGAAGATTCAAAAGAAAATACAGTTGTTATTTTATGTGCTGAACGCCATCCCTCCAGATGTCATCGTTTGCTTATTAGTAACTGGTTAGCTGCACACAATATAAATGTAGATCATATAATAGTGAATAATAAAGATGAAATAGAAATAGTACCGCATCAGTTGGGGCAATGGGGTGCCATGCCGATTATAGAAGACGATGGAGAAATCGTTTATCCTAAAAAAACAACAAATAATACTGATCAGTAA
- a CDS encoding c-type cytochrome, protein MSLKKLLMAGGLSMVLILGACGNGGEDGSDETATEEGSSASSGDVDAEGIAQSSCASCHGSDFSGGMGPALAGMSLSEDEFSEIVRNGQGQMPAFSEDQINDEELSALHTYFSEQ, encoded by the coding sequence ATGAGTTTAAAGAAATTGTTAATGGCCGGCGGTCTTTCCATGGTACTTATTCTCGGTGCCTGCGGCAACGGCGGAGAAGATGGTTCGGATGAAACTGCAACAGAAGAAGGCAGCAGCGCTTCAAGTGGTGATGTCGATGCTGAAGGCATCGCACAGAGCTCGTGTGCATCATGTCACGGTTCAGACTTCTCAGGCGGTATGGGTCCGGCACTTGCGGGTATGAGTCTCAGTGAGGATGAGTTCAGTGAAATCGTGAGAAACGGTCAAGGACAGATGCCTGCTTTCAGCGAAGATCAAATCAACGATGAAGAGCTTTCTGCACTTCACACTTACTTCAGCGAACAGTAA